Proteins encoded together in one Nitrospiraceae bacterium window:
- the purL gene encoding phosphoribosylformylglycinamidine synthase — protein MSLLHLYRKPALEETKKNSLLKAVKENISETAEDIETEYCFNIETISPLTDEETNILRWLLSETFEPENFSDKSFLTFNSVIEVGPRMNFTTAWSTNAVSVCQACGLKKITRIERSRKYRLKTDAALSKENLNKFLYEIHDRMTECQYPEPLKTFETGIKSKPVFLIPMIEQGIDALKKINLEMGLGLDDWDLNYYYNLFVNDLKRNPTNVECFDLSQSNSEHSRHWFFRGKLIVGNKEIKETLMQIIKQTLKANPNNSVIAFKDNSSAIKGYDIKTIIPEIQGKFSKFKEAKLKYHIIFTAETHNFPSGVAPFPGAETGTGGRIRDVQATGKGSLVVAGTAAYCVGNLNLPGYSLPWEDISFEYPDNLASPLQIELQASNGASDYGNKFGEPLIQGFTRSFGMRLPDGERREWIKPIMFTAGVGQIDARHTEKNEPEKGMLVTKIGGPAYRIGMGGGAASSMIQGENIAELDFNAVQRGDAEMEQKVNRVIRACVEMGEKNPIVSIHDQGAGGNCNVVKEIIYPAGAKIEVRKIQSGDNTLSVLELWGAEYQEQNALLIKPEHAELFEDICKREKVPCAFIGQITGDGYIILYDETDGSTPVNLDLKKILGEMPQKTFKLDRIKPHLEPLNLPEGLTVKSALDRVLRLVSVGSKRFLTNKVDRCVTGLIARQQCAGPLHLTVSNVAVISQSHFADDKNNYTGAAISIGEQPIKTLIDPSAAARLTVGEALTNIVWAKISAIEDIKCSGNWMWAAKLPGEGARLFDAAIALRDIMLELGIAIDGGKDSLSMAAKVTDKNKKTEMVKSPGTLVISAYAACPDVTKVITPDIKQPGKSRLIYIDLGNNKNRMGGTALAHVYNQIGNESPDVDNSKLLKNSFNAVQELISENLILSGHDRSDGGLITTLLEMAFSGNCGVEIDLNGKGRELEILFSEELGLVFEYLSEDEKKILNILKNFSVPFQIIGKTTEKKNIVVNINNKIVLNEDMRVLRDIWEETSSQLDRLQADPECVVEEKKNIFDRTSPSYKLTFSTDITPDAVMKNKTKPSVAIIREEGSNSDREMTSAFYQAGFETWDVTMTDFLEGRVNLDNFRGIAFVGGFSYADVLDSAKGWAGVIKFNKKIFEQFQKFYERPDTFSLGVCNGCQLMALLGWVPWSGIQDKDQPRFIHNISGRFESRFSTVKIFESPSIMLKGMEGSILGIWVAHGEGRAYFPDESFLKKVESSGLAPVRYVDDQGNVTNKYPFNPNGSLNGIAALCSSDGRHLAIMPHPERTFLKWQWPWMPEDWKKKLKVSPWLRLFQNARQWCEK, from the coding sequence ATGAGTCTTTTACATCTTTATCGGAAACCTGCTCTTGAAGAAACAAAAAAGAACAGCCTTTTAAAAGCTGTTAAGGAAAATATTTCTGAAACCGCAGAAGATATAGAAACAGAATACTGTTTTAATATCGAGACAATTTCTCCGCTCACAGATGAAGAGACCAATATCCTCAGATGGCTTCTTTCAGAGACCTTCGAACCTGAGAATTTTTCTGATAAAAGTTTTTTAACTTTTAACTCTGTTATTGAAGTCGGCCCTAGAATGAATTTCACGACTGCATGGTCAACAAATGCTGTTTCAGTATGCCAAGCGTGCGGCTTAAAAAAAATCACAAGAATAGAACGCTCAAGAAAATATAGACTTAAAACTGATGCTGCTCTGAGCAAAGAAAATCTAAATAAATTCCTGTATGAGATCCACGATCGAATGACTGAGTGCCAGTATCCTGAACCTCTGAAAACATTCGAGACAGGAATTAAATCAAAGCCTGTTTTCTTAATCCCGATGATAGAACAAGGAATCGATGCTTTAAAGAAAATAAATTTGGAGATGGGACTCGGGCTTGACGACTGGGACTTAAATTATTATTACAACCTTTTTGTGAATGACCTGAAGCGAAATCCTACGAATGTCGAATGCTTTGATTTAAGCCAGTCAAACAGCGAACACTCAAGACACTGGTTTTTCAGAGGGAAACTGATTGTTGGCAACAAAGAGATCAAAGAAACACTCATGCAGATAATCAAGCAAACATTGAAGGCAAATCCTAATAACAGTGTTATTGCATTTAAGGATAACTCGAGCGCTATCAAGGGATATGATATAAAAACAATCATCCCAGAAATTCAGGGGAAGTTTTCAAAATTTAAAGAAGCAAAACTTAAATATCATATTATCTTCACAGCAGAGACGCATAATTTTCCAAGCGGAGTTGCTCCGTTTCCCGGAGCAGAAACAGGAACAGGCGGAAGGATCAGGGATGTTCAGGCAACCGGCAAAGGATCTCTGGTTGTTGCAGGAACCGCTGCATATTGTGTCGGGAATCTTAATCTCCCGGGTTACAGCCTTCCATGGGAAGATATAAGTTTTGAGTATCCAGATAATTTAGCTTCGCCTTTACAGATTGAGCTTCAGGCAAGCAACGGAGCATCTGATTATGGGAATAAATTCGGAGAACCTTTGATTCAAGGATTCACCCGCTCTTTTGGGATGAGACTGCCTGACGGAGAAAGGCGCGAATGGATCAAACCGATAATGTTCACAGCCGGAGTAGGCCAGATAGATGCAAGGCACACAGAGAAAAATGAACCTGAAAAAGGAATGCTAGTTACAAAAATTGGGGGTCCTGCTTACAGGATTGGCATGGGCGGAGGCGCTGCATCGAGCATGATTCAGGGAGAAAACATCGCTGAGCTTGATTTCAATGCTGTTCAGCGCGGAGACGCTGAGATGGAACAAAAAGTAAACAGGGTAATCCGTGCATGTGTTGAGATGGGAGAGAAAAATCCAATTGTAAGCATACATGATCAGGGCGCTGGCGGAAATTGCAATGTAGTAAAAGAGATTATTTATCCTGCAGGCGCAAAGATAGAGGTAAGAAAAATACAATCAGGGGACAACACCCTCTCAGTCCTTGAGCTTTGGGGCGCTGAATATCAGGAACAAAACGCGCTTCTTATAAAACCGGAACATGCAGAACTTTTCGAAGATATATGCAAAAGGGAAAAAGTTCCGTGCGCATTCATAGGACAGATAACAGGCGACGGATACATAATTCTTTATGATGAAACTGACGGAAGCACGCCTGTTAATCTTGACCTGAAAAAAATCCTCGGAGAGATGCCGCAAAAAACATTTAAGCTGGACAGGATCAAGCCGCATCTTGAGCCTTTAAATCTGCCAGAAGGTCTGACTGTCAAATCTGCATTGGACAGGGTGTTGAGGCTTGTGTCTGTTGGCTCAAAGAGATTTCTTACAAATAAAGTGGATAGATGCGTCACAGGGCTTATCGCAAGACAACAGTGCGCAGGGCCTCTACATCTGACTGTTTCTAATGTTGCTGTTATAAGTCAGAGCCATTTTGCAGATGATAAAAATAATTATACAGGCGCAGCAATATCAATAGGCGAGCAGCCAATAAAAACATTAATAGATCCTTCTGCTGCTGCTCGGCTTACAGTGGGCGAGGCATTAACAAACATTGTCTGGGCAAAGATAAGCGCTATTGAAGATATCAAATGCTCGGGCAACTGGATGTGGGCAGCAAAACTTCCAGGCGAAGGAGCCAGACTTTTTGATGCGGCAATTGCCTTAAGAGACATAATGCTCGAATTAGGCATTGCAATCGACGGGGGGAAAGACAGTCTTTCGATGGCAGCAAAAGTCACGGACAAAAATAAAAAAACCGAGATGGTAAAATCTCCGGGCACACTGGTTATCTCAGCATATGCAGCCTGCCCTGATGTAACAAAAGTTATTACTCCTGATATTAAACAGCCCGGCAAGAGCAGGCTGATTTATATTGATTTAGGAAATAACAAAAACAGAATGGGCGGAACCGCGCTTGCTCATGTATATAACCAGATTGGGAATGAATCTCCTGATGTTGATAATTCAAAACTTCTTAAAAATTCATTTAATGCTGTTCAGGAACTGATATCAGAAAATTTGATCCTCTCAGGCCATGACAGAAGCGACGGTGGACTAATAACAACTCTGCTTGAGATGGCTTTTTCTGGAAACTGCGGAGTGGAGATTGATTTAAATGGAAAAGGCAGAGAGCTTGAGATTCTATTCTCAGAAGAACTCGGACTTGTTTTTGAATATCTTTCTGAAGATGAGAAAAAGATTCTGAATATCCTAAAGAATTTTTCTGTGCCTTTTCAGATCATCGGAAAAACTACAGAGAAAAAAAATATTGTCGTAAACATTAATAATAAGATTGTATTAAATGAAGACATGAGAGTTTTAAGAGACATATGGGAAGAGACAAGCTCTCAGCTTGACAGGCTTCAGGCAGATCCTGAATGCGTTGTCGAGGAAAAGAAAAACATCTTTGACAGGACTTCGCCTTCATATAAACTCACTTTCTCTACTGATATAACTCCTGACGCTGTTATGAAAAATAAAACAAAACCTTCTGTTGCAATAATACGCGAGGAAGGCAGCAACAGCGACAGAGAGATGACCTCTGCATTTTATCAAGCAGGTTTTGAAACATGGGATGTGACAATGACAGATTTTCTTGAAGGCAGAGTAAATCTGGATAATTTCAGGGGCATTGCATTTGTCGGCGGATTCAGTTATGCAGATGTCCTCGATTCTGCAAAGGGATGGGCAGGAGTTATCAAGTTCAATAAAAAGATATTTGAACAATTCCAGAAATTTTATGAAAGACCTGACACATTCAGCCTTGGCGTATGCAATGGCTGTCAGTTGATGGCTCTGCTTGGATGGGTGCCGTGGAGCGGGATACAAGACAAAGATCAGCCGCGGTTTATTCATAATATCTCGGGAAGATTCGAATCGAGATTTTCGACAGTAAAAATATTTGAAAGTCCTTCGATAATGCTCAAGGGAATGGAAGGCTCGATATTAGGAATATGGGTTGCTCACGGAGAAGGCAGGGCATATTTTCCTGATGAAAGTTTTCTTAAAAAAGTCGAAAGCAGCGGGCTTGCGCCTGTCAGATATGTTGACGATCAAGGCAATGTAACTAATAAATATCCGTTTAATCCTAACGGCTCATTAAACGGGATTGCAGCGCTCTGTTCTTCTGACGGCCGTCATCTTGCAATAATGCCCCATCCTGAAAGAACATTCTTAAAATGGCAGTGGCCATGGATGCCTGAGGACTGGAAGAAAAAATTAAAAGTATCTCCATGGCTAAGATTATTCCAGAATGCAAGACAGTGGTGCGAAAAATAG
- the purB gene encoding adenylosuccinate lyase, producing the protein MITRYTRPVMGKLWEPESRYQKWLDVEIAACEAWASEAGIPMDALARIKNKARFDVRRIDEIEKVVKHDVIAFLTSVAEHVGSESRFIHKGLTSSDIVDTALSLLMREAADIIIKDIKAMMPVLKSQALKYKNTPAIGRSHGVHAEPMTFGLKFALWHEDMKRNLSRMQRAREIINIGKLSGAVGTFSNIPPSIEEKVCKKLGLKPEPVATQIIQRDRHAEYLTALALIAGSLEKIAVEIRHLQRTEVLEAEEPFAKGQKGSSAMPHKRNPVGCENISGLARLVRSNAMAALEDIALWHERDISHSSVERVIIPDSTILVDYMLDRMKGILEGLHVYPERMKKNMAKSFELYNSQRVLLSLISKGMTRENAYEIVQRNAMQSWRSGTDFKKVLSKDKDVKKYLKAKDLNKIFDLKYYLKNIDFIYKRVFGK; encoded by the coding sequence ATGATAACCCGTTATACAAGACCTGTAATGGGAAAACTCTGGGAACCTGAAAGCAGATACCAGAAATGGCTTGATGTTGAGATCGCTGCATGCGAGGCATGGGCATCAGAAGCAGGGATACCGATGGATGCTCTTGCACGTATAAAAAACAAGGCAAGGTTTGACGTTAGAAGAATCGACGAGATAGAAAAAGTCGTAAAGCACGATGTGATAGCATTTCTTACGAGTGTTGCAGAGCATGTCGGCTCTGAATCAAGATTCATTCATAAAGGGCTGACCTCTTCTGATATTGTTGACACTGCGCTTTCGCTTCTTATGAGAGAAGCAGCAGACATTATTATCAAAGACATAAAAGCCATGATGCCTGTCTTGAAAAGTCAGGCATTGAAATACAAAAACACTCCTGCAATCGGAAGAAGCCACGGCGTTCATGCAGAGCCAATGACATTCGGACTGAAATTTGCTCTCTGGCATGAAGATATGAAGAGAAATCTTTCGAGGATGCAGCGCGCAAGAGAGATAATTAATATCGGTAAACTATCAGGCGCTGTCGGCACTTTCTCGAACATTCCTCCTTCGATAGAAGAAAAGGTTTGCAAAAAACTCGGACTCAAACCAGAGCCTGTTGCAACACAGATTATACAAAGAGACAGACACGCAGAATATCTGACTGCGCTTGCATTGATAGCAGGCTCTCTTGAAAAAATCGCTGTTGAGATACGGCATCTCCAAAGAACAGAGGTATTAGAGGCAGAAGAGCCTTTTGCAAAAGGACAGAAAGGCTCATCAGCAATGCCGCATAAGAGAAATCCTGTTGGATGCGAGAACATCTCAGGTCTTGCGAGATTAGTGCGTTCAAATGCAATGGCTGCATTGGAAGACATTGCACTCTGGCATGAGCGTGATATCTCACACTCATCGGTCGAGCGCGTAATAATCCCTGACAGCACAATACTGGTTGATTATATGCTCGACAGGATGAAAGGCATACTCGAGGGTCTTCATGTCTATCCCGAGAGAATGAAGAAGAACATGGCAAAAAGTTTTGAGCTTTACAATTCACAGCGCGTGCTTCTAAGCCTGATATCAAAAGGCATGACAAGAGAGAATGCCTATGAGATTGTTCAGAGAAATGCTATGCAGAGCTGGAGGAGCGGGACTGATTTCAAAAAAGTGCTTTCTAAAGATAAGGATGTAAAAAAATATCTTAAGGCAAAAGACCTGAACAAAATCTTCGACCTGAAATATTATCTTAAGAATATTGATTTTATATATAAAAGAGTTTTTGGAAAATAA
- a CDS encoding response regulator, which produces MDFDRKKILVADDSKTFLMYTTLLVKRMGFNPISAENGIEAIKIMTSMLPDAVMLDVHMPVLDGIKTLNHIKSDLRTSNIPVIMISVEYDEDTIAKCKKFGCNDYLTKPLKIKQLHSTLQNCLFSSEGKPRKHIRVSFNEKVIIKHNNNKFDFESENLSERGIFLSGKEHLPVGSHVQVNFPIKDMDALSLDGIVIYTKSLSGQNPSRIPRGMAIEFKEPNIDAAAILKNHVTKLLADDILQNQEEPFFDAG; this is translated from the coding sequence ATGGATTTCGACAGGAAAAAAATTTTGGTTGCCGACGACAGTAAAACCTTCCTGATGTATACCACTTTGTTAGTGAAAAGAATGGGCTTTAATCCAATCTCAGCTGAAAACGGAATAGAAGCAATAAAAATCATGACTTCAATGCTTCCTGATGCTGTGATGCTTGATGTGCATATGCCTGTACTTGATGGAATTAAGACACTCAATCATATCAAGAGTGATTTAAGGACATCGAATATTCCTGTAATAATGATTTCTGTTGAATATGACGAAGATACAATAGCTAAATGTAAAAAATTCGGCTGTAATGATTATCTGACAAAGCCCTTGAAAATAAAACAATTACATTCAACTCTCCAGAACTGCCTTTTCAGTTCAGAAGGGAAACCCAGAAAACATATCAGGGTTTCTTTTAATGAAAAAGTTATAATTAAACATAATAACAATAAGTTCGATTTTGAATCTGAAAATCTTTCAGAAAGAGGTATATTTTTGAGCGGCAAAGAACATCTGCCGGTTGGTTCACATGTTCAGGTTAATTTCCCAATCAAAGACATGGATGCACTGTCGTTAGACGGAATAGTTATATACACAAAATCACTTTCAGGGCAAAATCCTTCAAGGATTCCAAGAGGCATGGCTATTGAATTTAAAGAGCCCAATATTGATGCTGCCGCAATCTTAAAAAATCATGTAACAAAGTTACTGGCTGATGATATTTTGCAGAATCAAGAAGAGCCTTTTTTTGATGCAGGTTGA
- the nusB gene encoding transcription antitermination factor NusB yields the protein MKRRLSREYVLQFLFQNDFSDKKEAKNSMNQFFSDKQEDTEIIKFAKKIINGTLEKQDEIDDLIKKTTEHWIPDRIAVVDKNIMRSAIYELLFCDDIPAAVTINEAIEIAKKYSTFESASFINGILDKIAKKTKKNKAE from the coding sequence ATGAAACGCCGTCTTTCAAGAGAATATGTCCTGCAGTTTCTGTTCCAGAATGATTTTTCTGATAAGAAAGAGGCAAAGAACAGTATGAATCAATTTTTTTCAGACAAGCAGGAAGATACAGAGATAATAAAATTCGCAAAAAAGATAATAAACGGCACACTTGAAAAACAGGATGAGATAGACGATCTCATCAAAAAAACAACAGAACATTGGATTCCGGACAGAATAGCTGTTGTTGACAAAAACATCATGAGATCCGCGATTTACGAACTTCTTTTCTGTGATGACATACCTGCTGCGGTAACTATAAACGAAGCAATAGAGATAGCAAAAAAATATTCTACCTTTGAGTCTGCATCATTCATAAACGGCATCCTTGACAAGATTGCAAAAAAAACAAAAAAAAACAAGGCAGAATAG
- a CDS encoding metallophosphatase family protein, which produces MNCAVISDVHGNEEALRAVLQDIKLRKIKDILFLGDAVGYGANPNECVKLLKNNCEEIIAGNHDYAILGLTDVSNFNDYARAAVEWTSSVMGKTSLSFLKSLPLVKILEKEDILLVHSTPKEPGNWNYILSRWDAEVNFHHFEQKICLIGHSHQSSIIEYSIHGEMITRRHTARIEETKRYIINAGSVGQSRDGDPRACYAIIKDEKVELIRVKYDISTTQKKMLDAGLPLPLIERLERGA; this is translated from the coding sequence GTGAACTGCGCTGTGATTTCAGATGTCCATGGCAATGAGGAAGCTCTGCGCGCAGTACTCCAGGACATAAAGCTGAGAAAAATAAAAGATATTTTGTTTCTCGGCGATGCTGTTGGTTATGGGGCAAATCCGAATGAATGCGTTAAATTACTGAAAAACAACTGCGAGGAAATTATTGCAGGCAATCATGATTATGCAATATTAGGGCTTACTGATGTCAGTAATTTTAATGATTATGCAAGAGCAGCTGTTGAATGGACATCGTCAGTCATGGGAAAAACTTCTCTCTCATTTTTAAAATCTCTTCCTTTAGTAAAAATCTTGGAAAAAGAAGATATTCTTCTTGTTCATTCAACTCCAAAAGAACCGGGAAACTGGAACTACATTCTCTCAAGATGGGATGCTGAAGTGAATTTTCATCATTTCGAACAAAAAATATGTCTTATCGGCCACAGTCATCAGTCTTCAATAATTGAATATTCCATTCATGGTGAAATGATTACTCGCAGACATACAGCAAGGATTGAAGAAACAAAAAGATATATCATAAACGCAGGAAGTGTCGGGCAGTCCAGGGACGGCGACCCCAGGGCATGCTATGCAATCATTAAGGATGAAAAAGTTGAACTTATCAGAGTAAAATATGACATAAGCACAACACAAAAAAAGATGCTCGATGCAGGATTGCCTTTGCCGTTGATTGAAAGACTTGAAAGAGGAGCATAA
- a CDS encoding DUF2784 domain-containing protein: MFYKILADAVVIIHFLWIIFIIFGVFWGTRNKTVKIIHISALAFAVIIQVSGWYCPLTHLEVWLRAKHDPALSYTGSFIAYYAEKIVYINLPRDLIIMLTIFFAGLNIFLYLHKIKK, from the coding sequence ATGTTTTATAAAATTCTGGCTGATGCAGTTGTCATAATCCATTTTCTCTGGATAATATTTATAATCTTCGGCGTATTCTGGGGAACAAGAAATAAAACCGTAAAAATAATCCATATCTCAGCTCTTGCATTTGCGGTAATAATTCAGGTCTCAGGATGGTACTGTCCGCTCACACATTTAGAAGTCTGGTTAAGAGCTAAACACGATCCTGCGCTTTCTTACACAGGTTCGTTCATAGCTTATTATGCAGAAAAAATAGTTTATATAAATCTTCCGAGAGACCTGATTATAATGCTCACAATATTTTTTGCAGGATTAAATATTTTCTTATATCTGCATAAAATAAAAAAATAA
- a CDS encoding diacylglycerol kinase, whose translation MPIKKWIKSANFAIEGILHASKTQRHLRYHFYSAVLVLLLSFVLGVTRTEFLIISLAVIAVLLSEMFNTAIETMVDILSPAHSEKAKVVKDIAAGAVFVTAFGAAIIGYIILFPYVLNVMEKGFYIKKHSNEEITIIAVVIILILVVITKTYFQKGHPLRGGMPSGHAAIAFSVWMSVTYITGNIFASVLCFALALLIAQSRVAKKIHNKLEVAIGGLVGAGITFALFRIFS comes from the coding sequence ATGCCGATAAAAAAATGGATAAAGAGCGCGAACTTTGCAATCGAAGGCATACTTCATGCCTCTAAAACACAGAGACATCTAAGATATCATTTTTACAGCGCTGTATTAGTTCTTCTTCTTAGTTTTGTCCTTGGTGTTACACGCACAGAATTTCTGATAATATCACTTGCTGTTATTGCGGTTCTTCTTTCAGAGATGTTCAACACTGCGATCGAGACAATGGTTGATATTCTTTCTCCGGCTCACAGCGAAAAGGCAAAGGTAGTAAAGGATATAGCAGCAGGCGCTGTATTTGTTACTGCATTTGGCGCTGCAATCATTGGCTACATAATTCTTTTCCCATATGTTCTGAATGTAATGGAAAAGGGTTTTTATATTAAAAAGCACTCGAATGAAGAGATAACCATAATAGCTGTTGTAATTATCCTGATACTCGTCGTGATAACAAAGACATATTTTCAGAAAGGACATCCTCTAAGAGGAGGGATGCCGAGCGGTCATGCTGCTATAGCATTTTCTGTGTGGATGTCTGTGACCTATATAACTGGAAATATCTTTGCCTCGGTTCTCTGCTTTGCGTTGGCTCTGCTGATAGCTCAGAGTCGTGTTGCAAAAAAAATTCACAATAAGCTTGAAGTTGCAATCGGCGGTCTGGTGGGAGCAGGGATAACTTTTGCGCTTTTCAGGATCTTTTCTTAG
- the ribE gene encoding 6,7-dimethyl-8-ribityllumazine synthase — translation MKIIEGELQAKGLKFAIVVSRFNDFITGKLLDGAIDALVRHGANKDDIDVAKVPGSFEIPLAAKRLASKGTYNAVICLGAVIRGATPHFEYVASEVSKGIAHVSMETGVPIAFGVITSDTIEQAVERAGTKSGNKGWDAAITAIEMAQLLKRL, via the coding sequence ATGAAAATAATCGAAGGCGAATTACAGGCAAAAGGATTAAAATTCGCAATCGTTGTAAGCAGATTCAATGACTTTATAACCGGCAAACTTCTTGACGGCGCAATAGATGCCCTTGTTCGTCATGGAGCAAACAAGGATGATATTGATGTTGCAAAAGTGCCTGGCTCATTCGAGATTCCTCTGGCAGCCAAAAGACTTGCATCAAAAGGAACATATAATGCAGTGATATGTCTCGGCGCTGTAATACGAGGCGCAACTCCGCATTTTGAGTATGTTGCATCTGAAGTATCAAAAGGCATCGCACATGTATCCATGGAAACAGGTGTCCCAATAGCATTCGGAGTTATTACATCAGACACCATTGAGCAGGCAGTTGAAAGAGCAGGAACAAAGAGCGGAAATAAGGGCTGGGACGCAGCTATAACAGCAATCGAGATGGCACAACTCCTTAAGAGATTATGA
- a CDS encoding radical SAM protein — translation MSDIKTNNNLLEYSFKENPFESLYVDITKRCNMECSYCFNPERSPEDMPLKDFELLCSSLPFPVMIKLSGGEPTLHPEFPEFIKTAFKYGHRIYVISNGLRYTEPGFLDILMKIKRSGVRFSIGISMDGGYANRHAYEMINGRDCMQLKLDSFKAMVNSGLGRMSLTAIILRGLNEDVIPQLIELALKNDRSIRYVHFRNAGNVGRHKETKPYSIEELKDMTRVLFNEHQFQQRCIGESHCSLETGRNCCYRFRPTDRLQISLLEFYTEKAFLCHKRGRIKVGSRKIEPLFFSMDTPSPVNV, via the coding sequence ATGTCAGATATAAAAACAAATAACAACCTTCTTGAATACAGCTTCAAAGAAAATCCATTCGAGTCTCTTTATGTTGATATTACAAAACGCTGCAATATGGAATGCAGTTACTGTTTTAATCCTGAAAGATCTCCAGAAGATATGCCGCTTAAGGATTTTGAACTTCTCTGCTCCAGCCTTCCATTCCCTGTTATGATAAAACTTTCTGGAGGTGAACCGACTCTTCATCCGGAATTCCCTGAATTTATAAAAACTGCGTTCAAATACGGCCACCGTATCTATGTTATCTCTAATGGACTTCGCTATACTGAACCAGGATTCCTTGATATTTTAATGAAAATAAAAAGATCGGGGGTAAGGTTTTCTATCGGTATCTCAATGGATGGGGGTTATGCTAATAGACATGCATATGAAATGATTAACGGCAGGGACTGCATGCAGCTGAAGCTCGATTCATTCAAGGCAATGGTTAACTCAGGGCTGGGACGCATGTCCTTAACAGCGATAATTTTGAGGGGGCTGAATGAGGATGTGATCCCTCAGCTTATAGAACTTGCCTTAAAAAATGACAGGTCAATCAGATATGTTCATTTCAGAAATGCAGGCAATGTGGGAAGACACAAAGAGACAAAACCTTATTCCATAGAAGAACTTAAAGACATGACCCGGGTTTTGTTTAATGAACATCAGTTCCAGCAAAGATGCATTGGAGAATCTCACTGCTCTCTTGAGACAGGCAGAAACTGCTGTTACCGTTTCCGTCCTACTGACAGGCTCCAAATATCTTTGTTAGAGTTTTACACAGAAAAGGCTTTTCTCTGTCATAAAAGAGGCAGGATAAAGGTTGGTTCAAGAAAGATAGAACCTCTTTTTTTCAGTATGGATACGCCTTCGCCTGTAAATGTATGA
- a CDS encoding 6-phosphofructokinase has translation MAGIKRIGVITSGGDCGGLNAVIKGIAREAYFYGIESVVIPNGYAGLYNLIGLEQVVVLNAERVSRIEASLAGSEAGHSRVKISKIKDEKKYERIKDGLKKFGIDALIISGGDDTGSVVVDLTSQGIPCIHVPKTMDLDLQPYSVGGDSAINRISVFTRDIKTTGMSHNRIIVMEVFGRYVGHTAFRGGLGAEADCILLPEIPVDFDVVYEHMKTVFFNRVIRSDVKAGTYIIVAAEGIQTASGEILYDESAGVDAFGHKKLAGAGKYVKQQLEKRLKNDPVVLEFMKKTGMYAPGVYEIPEVREVTPGHLVRSGQSSSFDVVFGQRAGAAAVLLLLEGKQGSTVVDVEGNNIHYIPTTEAIKRREVDIKEIGLFESLGTCFGRKPQKFDYKLIEQKTKIIRHL, from the coding sequence ATGGCAGGCATCAAGAGGATCGGAGTTATAACAAGCGGAGGAGACTGCGGAGGTCTTAATGCAGTTATAAAGGGCATTGCAAGAGAAGCATATTTTTATGGAATAGAATCAGTTGTTATACCTAATGGATATGCAGGTCTTTATAATCTTATTGGTTTAGAGCAGGTTGTTGTTCTGAATGCAGAAAGGGTGAGCAGGATTGAGGCATCGCTTGCTGGTTCGGAGGCAGGCCACTCAAGAGTAAAGATAAGCAAGATAAAAGACGAAAAAAAATACGAACGCATAAAAGACGGATTAAAAAAATTCGGGATTGATGCCTTGATTATAAGCGGCGGAGACGACACTGGCAGTGTTGTTGTTGATCTGACATCTCAGGGCATACCATGCATCCATGTTCCAAAAACAATGGACCTCGACCTTCAGCCTTATAGCGTTGGAGGAGATTCAGCAATAAACAGAATATCTGTTTTCACAAGAGACATTAAGACAACCGGAATGAGTCATAACAGGATTATTGTTATGGAGGTATTCGGAAGATATGTCGGTCATACTGCTTTTAGAGGCGGACTGGGAGCTGAAGCAGACTGCATTTTGCTTCCTGAAATCCCTGTTGATTTTGATGTTGTATATGAGCACATGAAAACAGTTTTTTTTAACAGAGTGATAAGAAGTGATGTTAAGGCAGGGACATATATCATTGTTGCTGCAGAGGGCATACAGACAGCAAGCGGTGAAATACTCTACGATGAATCTGCAGGCGTAGATGCATTCGGCCACAAAAAGCTTGCAGGCGCAGGAAAATATGTAAAACAGCAGCTTGAAAAGCGTTTGAAAAACGATCCTGTTGTATTAGAGTTCATGAAGAAGACAGGGATGTATGCACCCGGAGTTTATGAGATACCGGAGGTTAGGGAAGTCACGCCCGGACATCTTGTGCGCTCAGGCCAGTCATCATCATTTGACGTAGTTTTTGGCCAGAGGGCTGGAGCTGCGGCAGTGCTTCTGCTTCTTGAAGGAAAACAAGGCAGCACTGTTGTTGATGTCGAAGGTAATAACATTCATTACATCCCGACAACTGAGGCAATAAAAAGAAGAGAGGTTGATATAAAAGAGATTGGGCTCTTCGAAAGCCTCGGCACATGTTTTGGAAGAAAACCGCAAAAATTCGATTACAAACTTATTGAGCAGAAAACAAAAATAATAAGACATCTGTAA